A region from the candidate division WOR-3 bacterium genome encodes:
- a CDS encoding CTP synthase, which translates to MAKFIFISGGVVSSLGKGIATASIGLLLKSRGLKVMPLKFDPYINVDPGTMSPFQHGEVFVTDDGAETDLDLGHYERFIGRDLTRDNNLTAGQIYSSVIEKERRGEFLGRTIQVVPHITAEIKERIRKVARGQDVVLTEIGGTVGDIEGLPFLEAARQFAIEAGRENVLYIHLTLVPFIRSAGEFKTKPTQHSVNKLREIGIQPDILLCRAERALPKEAKEKIALFCNVRPEAVIEAIDVENIYRIPLIFQRQGLDSLIIRLLRIKGKTGQDLSGWRGFVERQEKAKETLRIGLCGKYVQLHDAYKSVIEAVHHAATAVGVRPEIEFIEAEEIERGRIPVAEMFKNLGGIIVPGGFGVRGMEGKMAAITYCRKQGMPFLGLCVGMQVAVIEFARNVCGLEGANSTEFNPKTRYPVIYSLPSQRGTRRKGGTMRLGAYPCVLAPNTRAYRSYRRHLVYERHRHRYELNNRFLPLFQKAGLIPSGVSPDGKLVEIIELKDHPFFVATQFHPEFKSRPLSPHPLFVGFIRASYDFARSCAGFHTGTSH; encoded by the coding sequence GTGGCTAAATTTATTTTTATTTCTGGCGGTGTGGTCTCCTCTTTGGGTAAGGGAATCGCCACCGCATCAATCGGGCTGCTGTTAAAGAGTCGGGGACTTAAGGTGATGCCCCTGAAATTTGACCCTTATATCAATGTGGACCCCGGTACGATGAGCCCGTTTCAGCACGGCGAGGTTTTTGTTACCGATGATGGTGCAGAGACCGACCTTGATTTAGGACATTATGAGCGGTTCATCGGTAGAGACCTGACCAGGGACAACAACCTGACCGCAGGTCAAATCTATTCCTCGGTAATTGAGAAGGAAAGGCGTGGTGAATTTTTGGGCAGGACAATTCAGGTTGTGCCCCACATTACCGCAGAGATCAAGGAGCGCATAAGAAAAGTTGCCCGGGGTCAGGATGTTGTCTTGACCGAGATTGGCGGCACGGTCGGCGACATTGAAGGGCTGCCCTTTTTAGAGGCGGCAAGGCAGTTTGCAATTGAGGCTGGTAGGGAAAATGTGCTCTACATTCATCTTACCCTGGTACCGTTTATCCGCAGCGCCGGCGAGTTCAAGACCAAGCCGACCCAGCATTCGGTGAACAAGCTGCGGGAAATCGGGATTCAGCCGGATATCCTCTTATGCCGGGCAGAAAGGGCTCTTCCAAAGGAGGCGAAGGAGAAGATTGCGTTATTCTGCAATGTCCGACCTGAGGCGGTGATTGAGGCGATTGACGTGGAAAATATCTATAGAATCCCGTTGATATTCCAGCGCCAAGGGCTTGACAGTCTTATAATACGGCTCTTAAGGATTAAAGGGAAAACCGGGCAAGACCTTTCAGGGTGGCGGGGGTTTGTGGAGAGACAGGAAAAGGCGAAGGAGACTTTAAGGATTGGCTTATGCGGCAAGTATGTGCAGCTGCACGACGCCTACAAATCGGTTATTGAGGCGGTTCATCACGCCGCTACCGCGGTGGGCGTGAGACCAGAAATTGAGTTTATCGAAGCGGAGGAGATTGAGCGAGGACGGATACCAGTTGCAGAAATGTTTAAAAACCTTGGGGGCATAATCGTCCCGGGTGGGTTTGGCGTTAGGGGGATGGAGGGAAAGATGGCGGCAATCACCTATTGCCGAAAGCAGGGTATGCCATTTTTAGGGCTGTGTGTGGGGATGCAGGTCGCGGTCATTGAGTTTGCCCGCAATGTGTGCGGTCTTGAGGGAGCCAACTCCACTGAGTTTAACCCTAAGACGCGGTATCCGGTTATCTATTCGCTGCCCAGCCAGCGCGGCACCAGGCGGAAAGGCGGAACGATGAGGCTGGGCGCTTATCCGTGCGTGTTAGCACCAAACACTAGGGCTTATCGCTCTTATCGCCGTCACCTTGTTTATGAGCGTCACCGGCACCGTTACGAACTCAACAACCGGTTTCTTCCCCTATTTCAAAAGGCAGGACTTATCCCTTCAGGTGTGTCTCCCGACGGCAAACTTGTGGAGATAATTGAACTTAAAGACCATCCCTTTTTTGTTGCCACCCAGTTCCATCCTGAGTTCAAATCCCGCCCGCTTTCACCCCATCCCCTGTTTGTAGGATTTATCCGGGCGAGTTATGATTTTGCTCGGTCTTGCGCTGGTTTTCATACGGGCACTTCCCATTGA
- the rpmJ gene encoding 50S ribosomal protein L36, whose translation MKVRSSVKKRCAHCVVVKRKGVVRVICKKEPRHNQRQG comes from the coding sequence ATGAAGGTGCGTTCTTCGGTAAAGAAAAGATGCGCCCATTGCGTGGTGGTGAAGCGCAAGGGGGTTGTTCGGGTAATCTGCAAGAAAGAGCCGAGGCACAACCAGCGCCAGGGATAA
- the infA gene encoding translation initiation factor IF-1 — MGKKDMIQVEGVVTESLPNATFRVQLDSGHIVLAHISGRMRMNWIRILPGDRVTVELSPYDLTRGRIVYRFR; from the coding sequence ATGGGTAAGAAGGATATGATTCAGGTTGAAGGGGTGGTTACCGAATCCTTGCCCAATGCCACCTTTCGAGTCCAACTGGACTCAGGACATATTGTCCTTGCCCATATCTCTGGCAGGATGAGGATGAACTGGATAAGGATTCTGCCCGGCGACAGGGTCACAGTAGAGCTTTCACCTTATGACCTGACTCGGGGCAGGATTGTGTACCGGTTCAGGTAA
- the map gene encoding type I methionyl aminopeptidase, producing the protein MALYIKSEREIAGIKRAGRVVAGVLRLVAERVGPGVSLRELEGFCVEYIRRHKAVPTFLGYRGFPAAVCISVNEEVVHGIPDSRVLREGDIVKVDVGVTKDGFIADGARTFAVGRVLPEVERLISATEEAFKEGLKYARAGNRVGDISAAIQRYVESKGFSVVRELHGHGVGIELHEEPSIPNFGSPGKGRKLASGMTLAIEPMVNMGSFEVQTLKNGWTVVAADGKPSAHYENTILVTDGEPVILTVEED; encoded by the coding sequence ATGGCGCTTTACATCAAAAGCGAGAGGGAGATAGCGGGGATAAAAAGGGCGGGCAGGGTTGTTGCCGGGGTTTTGCGGTTGGTGGCAGAGCGGGTTGGACCCGGGGTGAGTTTAAGGGAATTGGAGGGTTTTTGCGTGGAGTACATCCGCCGCCACAAGGCGGTGCCCACATTTTTGGGTTATCGGGGTTTTCCTGCGGCGGTGTGCATAAGTGTTAATGAGGAGGTGGTGCATGGCATACCAGATTCCCGGGTGCTCAGGGAGGGTGATATTGTGAAGGTTGATGTGGGTGTGACCAAGGATGGGTTTATTGCGGATGGGGCAAGGACATTTGCGGTGGGCAGGGTTTTACCGGAGGTGGAGCGGCTGATAAGTGCGACCGAGGAGGCGTTTAAGGAGGGGCTTAAATACGCCCGTGCCGGTAACAGGGTTGGAGATATCAGTGCGGCAATTCAGCGGTATGTGGAAAGCAAGGGTTTTTCGGTTGTCCGGGAGTTGCATGGACACGGGGTGGGGATTGAGTTGCACGAGGAGCCATCAATACCCAATTTTGGCTCGCCCGGCAAGGGCAGAAAATTGGCAAGCGGGATGACGCTGGCAATTGAGCCGATGGTGAATATGGGCTCTTTTGAGGTGCAGACGCTCAAAAACGGCTGGACCGTGGTTGCGGCTGATGGCAAGCCTTCTGCCCATTATGAGAACACAATCTTAGTGACCGATGGCGAGCCGGTTATATTGACAGTAGAGGAAGATTAG
- a CDS encoding adenylate kinase, with the protein METTDCKANDRGVLLVLFGPPGSGKGTQAELLSSRLGFVHYSTGEVFRDHIKRKSPLGLKVESYVAAGGLVPDEIVLEVVDDFVRKNLAQPIVFDGFPRTVPQAEGLDRLLRGLGRELTFAVLIDLDDDEVVRRLSSRRQCANCGKIYNLTFSPPKRDGVCDDCGGELYQRADDREETIRARLAVYKKETKPLVDYYQQRGKMVCLNGGLGRDRVFEELVGLIGRK; encoded by the coding sequence ATGGAGACTACAGATTGCAAAGCGAATGACCGCGGTGTGCTTTTAGTGCTTTTTGGGCCACCCGGCTCAGGGAAAGGCACCCAGGCGGAGCTGCTTTCAAGCCGGTTGGGCTTTGTCCATTACTCAACTGGCGAGGTGTTCCGCGACCATATTAAGAGGAAAAGCCCGCTGGGTTTGAAGGTGGAGAGCTATGTTGCCGCGGGTGGCTTGGTCCCGGACGAGATTGTCCTGGAGGTGGTTGATGATTTTGTGCGCAAAAATCTGGCTCAACCCATTGTCTTTGACGGCTTTCCCAGAACCGTGCCGCAGGCAGAAGGGCTTGACAGGCTCCTAAGGGGGCTCGGCCGGGAGTTGACCTTTGCGGTCCTGATTGATCTTGACGATGATGAGGTGGTAAGGAGGCTTTCCAGCAGGCGCCAGTGCGCAAACTGCGGAAAGATTTACAACCTGACATTTAGCCCGCCGAAAAGGGATGGGGTTTGCGATGATTGTGGTGGAGAACTCTATCAGCGCGCCGATGACCGGGAGGAGACGATTCGGGCGCGGCTTGCGGTTTATAAAAAGGAGACAAAACCGCTGGTTGATTATTACCAGCAGAGGGGCAAGATGGTATGCCTAAATGGCGGTTTGGGCAGGGACAGGGTATTTGAGGAGTTGGTCGGTCTGATTGGGCGGAAATGA
- the alr gene encoding alanine racemase codes for MNYGRVWAEIDLDALKHNITEVRRSLGDRRILFAIKADAYGHGLREVAIASHQLVDAFGVASVEEGVSCRRAGVDETPVLILSPTPEKAIPELFENNLIPTVTEINFAKSLALEAQRRSSEIPVHIEVDTGMGRTGVSLSEALEFITEITKLPGIRLAGIFTHFPAADTDINFTRQQVEEFNRLLATLAANGIKGFISHAANSAGCLNIPEAHLDMVRPGLMLYGILPLSYHLGHRRAQLNLKPVMSLRSRIVNLRNFPPGTSISYERSYFTTRPSRIAVISVGYGDGYPYSLTNKGYCLLYGKRAPVVGNVSMDLTMIDVTDIPQAKLGDTVTLLGSADGKTICANELALLAETIPYEIICRVSPRVPRIYLENGRVVHIKTLLNYD; via the coding sequence ATGAATTATGGCCGTGTCTGGGCAGAGATAGACCTTGATGCCCTGAAACACAACATCACCGAGGTCCGGCGCTCCCTTGGAGACCGGCGCATACTCTTTGCCATTAAGGCAGATGCCTACGGTCATGGCTTGCGGGAGGTCGCCATTGCCAGTCACCAACTGGTTGACGCATTTGGGGTTGCCAGCGTAGAAGAAGGGGTTAGCTGCCGGCGTGCGGGTGTGGATGAAACACCGGTTCTCATCCTCTCGCCAACTCCGGAAAAGGCGATTCCGGAACTTTTTGAAAATAACCTCATCCCCACCGTCACCGAAATCAACTTTGCCAAAAGCCTTGCCCTTGAGGCGCAGCGCCGCTCAAGTGAGATCCCGGTCCACATTGAGGTTGATACCGGTATGGGTAGGACCGGGGTTTCCCTCAGCGAGGCGCTGGAATTCATCACCGAGATAACAAAACTACCGGGCATCAGGCTTGCCGGCATCTTTACCCATTTTCCCGCTGCTGACACCGACATCAACTTCACCCGGCAACAGGTTGAGGAGTTCAACCGCCTCTTAGCCACCCTGGCGGCAAACGGCATCAAAGGTTTTATCAGCCATGCCGCCAACTCCGCCGGCTGCCTCAACATCCCGGAGGCGCACCTTGATATGGTTCGCCCAGGACTGATGCTTTATGGTATCCTACCCCTATCCTATCACCTTGGGCACCGCCGCGCCCAGTTAAACCTCAAACCGGTGATGAGCCTGCGCTCCCGCATTGTCAACTTGCGCAACTTTCCTCCTGGCACATCAATCAGTTATGAAAGGTCCTATTTCACCACCCGCCCCTCCCGCATTGCGGTCATCTCGGTTGGGTATGGTGATGGCTACCCCTACTCATTAACAAATAAAGGCTACTGCCTCCTTTACGGAAAAAGGGCGCCGGTGGTGGGCAATGTCTCAATGGACTTGACAATGATTGATGTCACCGACATCCCTCAGGCAAAACTGGGTGACACCGTCACCCTTTTAGGTTCTGCTGACGGCAAAACCATCTGCGCCAACGAACTTGCCCTCCTTGCCGAGACCATTCCCTATGAAATCATCTGCCGGGTCAGCCCCCGTGTCCCGCGCATCTACCTTGAAAATGGCAGGGTTGTCCACATCAAAACCCTATTAAACTATGACTGA
- a CDS encoding DUF1844 domain-containing protein — protein MTEQITPEEIPASLSTLILSLTATALAYLGNPITPESEKTEPNLPLARHAIDTIEILKQKTEGNRTKEETELIEEVLTQLRLIYLQKAKSPST, from the coding sequence ATGACTGAACAGATAACACCTGAGGAAATACCTGCCTCCCTCAGCACCCTGATTTTAAGCCTTACCGCCACCGCGCTTGCCTATCTTGGCAACCCCATCACCCCGGAAAGCGAGAAAACCGAGCCCAACCTGCCCCTTGCCCGCCACGCCATTGATACAATTGAAATCCTCAAACAGAAGACCGAGGGCAACCGGACAAAAGAGGAGACCGAACTCATTGAAGAGGTCCTAACCCAGCTCCGCCTGATTTACCTCCAGAAGGCAAAGAGCCCCTCCACCTGA
- a CDS encoding T9SS type A sorting domain-containing protein, translating into MKRLMVVLVPAICLGIYDMEWFDLNNWKCPFYNDARWGIDITIGTGAPGGSWPQPLKNFYIFGAGPWIGTIIGNDTLVTIGYNPNTGQTEMFPALCRYWRQPPDSADRIYKYPGDWPPPLSRFPMAPQESRSEMDLWTTFSDSNPNLHIEPGRPLGIDIYLTIYGFNDANARDFFFLKYELANASGAELNQLYFGMVVDADIGDYSDDMAGLILNKQFIVGSDTFTVKNTAFFYDYDNTEYPGQSWESGTPGAIAIRLLRAPEARDLSAFKRFSIEIDPVTDPEQYLTLKGYNYNTGEYEPFDSIDPGPADKRGLLGIGPFNLKPDSVLTFYFAVIAAPYGDSGQGPSGRDTTELALRSWWAERFLERILAVQEPQPVTQPAVFVYPNPCRLGAPLFINGADDVRIYDIQGRLVNELQGKGKVWDGKDFQGRRVAAGVYFVRTGKEENGHTETKVLLINR; encoded by the coding sequence ATGAAAAGGCTGATGGTTGTGTTGGTGCCTGCAATCTGTCTGGGCATCTATGATATGGAGTGGTTTGACCTCAACAACTGGAAATGCCCATTCTACAATGACGCCCGCTGGGGGATTGATATCACCATCGGCACGGGCGCACCGGGAGGCTCCTGGCCCCAGCCTTTAAAAAACTTCTATATCTTTGGCGCTGGACCCTGGATTGGCACGATTATCGGTAACGACACCCTGGTTACAATTGGCTACAACCCGAACACCGGCCAAACCGAGATGTTTCCGGCGCTCTGCCGGTACTGGCGTCAACCGCCTGACTCTGCAGACCGCATCTACAAATATCCGGGCGACTGGCCACCGCCGCTCTCCCGTTTTCCAATGGCACCCCAGGAGTCCCGCTCAGAGATGGACCTATGGACAACCTTTTCCGACTCTAACCCTAATCTCCATATTGAACCGGGCAGACCCTTAGGGATTGACATCTATCTGACGATTTACGGCTTTAACGATGCCAATGCCAGGGACTTCTTCTTCCTTAAATATGAACTTGCCAACGCCTCGGGCGCGGAGTTGAATCAGCTCTATTTCGGAATGGTGGTTGATGCCGATATTGGCGATTACAGCGATGATATGGCTGGTTTGATCCTTAACAAACAGTTTATAGTTGGCTCGGACACATTCACGGTGAAAAACACCGCCTTCTTTTATGACTATGACAACACCGAATATCCTGGTCAAAGTTGGGAATCTGGGACACCGGGTGCAATCGCAATCAGGCTTCTGCGTGCCCCGGAAGCAAGAGACTTGAGCGCATTCAAGCGTTTCTCCATTGAGATTGATCCAGTAACCGACCCGGAGCAGTATCTGACCTTGAAGGGCTATAATTACAATACCGGGGAATACGAACCCTTTGACTCCATTGACCCCGGACCTGCTGACAAGCGCGGGCTTTTAGGCATCGGTCCATTTAACCTCAAGCCGGATTCGGTTTTAACATTTTATTTTGCGGTGATCGCCGCACCCTATGGGGATTCTGGTCAAGGTCCGTCCGGTCGGGACACAACCGAACTTGCCCTGCGCTCTTGGTGGGCAGAGCGGTTCTTGGAGCGAATCCTTGCGGTTCAAGAGCCCCAGCCGGTAACTCAACCCGCTGTTTTTGTTTATCCCAACCCCTGCCGTTTAGGAGCGCCGCTATTTATTAATGGGGCTGATGATGTCCGCATCTATGACATTCAGGGCAGGCTCGTAAATGAGTTGCAAGGCAAAGGGAAGGTGTGGGATGGCAAAGATTTTCAAGGCAGACGGGTTGCTGCTGGTGTTTACTTTGTGCGCACAGGTAAGGAGGAAAACGGGCATACTGAAACCAAGGTTCTTTTGATAAATAGGTAA
- the lnt gene encoding apolipoprotein N-acyltransferase encodes MRAEASRRKKVLWLFLAGLALGFAFAPFSLRFLSFFALVPLFWVVENSRRVFFWGWLFGFFAAGFHLWWLWFLVVPVEPITRLLLNLGVVLLFGYLGLYFGLFAYLVRKIGFWSAPLILPILEFVKSRTQIGFPWDLLGVSLTPWTVFIQGAALGGVFILSAWLVLVNLLIYRLIFRKNRTGYLIGLVLAFLVPLCYGLLRIKENKPWFEVAIVQPNVSPLDKGDWNSRARIQADLLRLTKEAQGSKPDLVIFPETATLVDITHSTEMGPALHRLCDSLNIEIFTGTPIYDDGHRTWHNGAVLIKPGEDTIKERYYKLRLVPFSEKIPYSDELPIIRKLIGTADMGNWDRGWNYTVFQSRVGKLSGLICFEAIFPDLAREFVRRGSRLLVVVTNDGWFGRLPGAYQHAELAVMRTVENGVPMVRSANNGISFIVDPYGRVLKKTRLFEQTVLSGTVPESLNPTPYRRYGDWLVLIYPSLLILGVILRRILTIIFSGL; translated from the coding sequence ATGAGGGCAGAGGCAAGCAGGCGCAAGAAGGTCTTGTGGCTCTTTCTTGCGGGTCTTGCTCTCGGCTTTGCCTTCGCTCCGTTTTCCCTGCGCTTTCTGTCATTTTTTGCGCTCGTGCCCCTTTTCTGGGTTGTTGAAAATTCGCGACGGGTATTTTTCTGGGGATGGCTTTTTGGCTTCTTTGCCGCCGGTTTTCATCTCTGGTGGCTCTGGTTTTTGGTTGTTCCGGTTGAGCCGATAACAAGACTCTTATTGAACCTTGGGGTGGTCCTTCTTTTCGGCTATTTAGGTCTCTATTTTGGTCTTTTCGCCTATCTGGTGCGCAAGATTGGGTTCTGGTCAGCCCCATTGATTTTACCAATCTTAGAGTTTGTGAAGTCAAGGACCCAGATTGGTTTTCCCTGGGATTTGCTCGGGGTTTCCCTGACACCCTGGACGGTTTTTATTCAGGGGGCGGCACTGGGCGGTGTTTTTATCCTCTCTGCCTGGCTGGTTCTTGTCAATCTCTTAATCTACCGGCTGATTTTTAGAAAAAATAGGACTGGTTATTTAATCGGGCTGGTCTTGGCTTTTTTAGTTCCACTCTGTTACGGGCTTTTAAGGATTAAGGAAAATAAGCCCTGGTTTGAGGTGGCAATTGTTCAGCCCAATGTCTCACCCCTTGACAAAGGCGACTGGAATTCAAGGGCGCGGATTCAGGCGGATTTGCTTAGGCTGACAAAAGAGGCGCAGGGGTCCAAGCCCGATCTGGTGATTTTTCCTGAAACTGCAACCCTTGTTGACATCACCCATTCAACCGAGATGGGTCCGGCATTGCACCGGCTCTGCGACTCACTTAATATTGAAATCTTTACCGGGACCCCGATTTATGATGACGGGCATCGCACCTGGCATAACGGTGCGGTTCTTATTAAGCCGGGAGAGGACACAATCAAAGAGCGCTATTACAAGTTGCGACTGGTCCCCTTCTCGGAAAAGATCCCCTATTCTGATGAGCTGCCGATAATCAGAAAACTAATCGGGACCGCGGATATGGGCAATTGGGACCGGGGCTGGAACTATACAGTTTTCCAGTCAAGGGTTGGCAAACTTTCCGGGCTCATCTGTTTTGAGGCGATATTTCCTGACCTTGCCCGGGAGTTTGTGCGCCGGGGTTCAAGGCTCTTGGTGGTTGTTACCAATGATGGCTGGTTCGGCAGGTTGCCCGGCGCTTATCAGCATGCGGAACTGGCGGTGATGCGCACGGTTGAGAATGGTGTGCCGATGGTCCGTTCTGCGAATAACGGAATTTCCTTTATCGTTGACCCTTATGGCAGGGTGTTAAAGAAGACCAGGCTCTTTGAGCAGACCGTCTTATCAGGGACGGTGCCAGAGTCTTTAAACCCGACCCCTTATCGCCGGTATGGTGACTGGCTGGTTTTGATTTACCCATCCCTTTTGATTCTTGGGGTCATACTGCGACGCATATTGACAATTATTTTTTCCGGGTTATAA